A genomic region of Trifolium pratense cultivar HEN17-A07 linkage group LG3, ARS_RC_1.1, whole genome shotgun sequence contains the following coding sequences:
- the LOC123916217 gene encoding expansin-A13-like, whose product MIKVHYFFLVKKQIHFSSSKLQYTVTQVSVLKNSSNKKLNEGLKNDEQTSSSSSIYYSFFTLKFSTSITKNKHKMSQRVLISISIYIITLQLTSSSTTSHYFSPSPPATPFSESSPEPPSSTVSDWLSAHATYYSATDDTRDAVDGACGYGDTHRDGYGITASAALSETLFVRGQICGACFELRCLEEDVPFDRRWCVSGKSIVVTATNFCAPNYGFDAESEGGHCNPPKQHFVLPVEAFEKIAIWKGGNMPVKYRRIKCIREGGMRFTITGSGIFNSVLISNVGGIGDIVGVKVKGSRTGWISMGRNWGQNWHVNALLQNQPLSFEVTSSDGVTITSYSVAPKNWSFGQTFEGKQFES is encoded by the exons ATGATTAAggtacactatttttttttagtaaaaaaacaaatacattTTTCTTCTAGTAAATTGCAGTACACAGTGACACAAGTGTCAGTACTCAAGAACTcaagtaataaaaaattgaacgaAGGTTTGAAAAATGATGAACAAACAAGTTCTTCTAGTTCTATTTACTACTCATTCTTCACTCTCAAATTCTCAACCTCTATAActaaaaacaaacacaaaatgtCACAGCGTGTGTTAATCTCAATCTCAATTTACATTATTACCCTCCAACTAACTTCATCATCTACTACTTCACATTACTTTTCGCCATCACCACCAGCCACACCATTCTCCGAATCTTCCCCCGAACCACCCTCCTCCACTGTCTCCGATTGGCTCTCCGCTCACGCCACATACTACTCCGCCACTGATGACACCAGAGACGCAGTAGATGGAGCGTGTGGCTACGGAGACACTCACAGAGACGGTTACGGTATAACGGCATCAGCTGCTCTGAGTGAAACTCTATTCGTGCGTGGTCAGATCTGTGGTGCGTGCTTTGAGCTTCGATGTCTTGAGGAGGATGTTCCTTTTGATCGTCGGTGGTGTGTCTCCGGTAAGTCGATTGTTGTGACTGCTACTAATTTCTGTGCTCCGAATTATGGTTTTGATGCGGAGAGTGAAGGTGGACATTGTAATCCTCCTAAACAACATTTTGTGCTTCCGGTTGAAGCTTTTGAGAAGATTGCTATTTGGAAAGGGGGTAATATGCCGGTGAAGTATCGCAG GATAAAGTGCATAAGGGAAGGTGGAATGCGGTTTACGATTACTGGTTCCGGCATCTTCAATTCAGTGCTGATCAGTAATGTGGGTGGCATAGGAGACATTGTTGGTGTCAAAGTTAAAGGTTCAAGAACTGGTTGGATTTCTATGGGTCGGAATTGGGGTCAAAACTGGCATGTAAATGCTTTGCTACAAAACCAACCTCTTTCATTTGAGGTCACTAGTAGTGATGGGGTAACCATTACATCTTACAGTGTAGCTCCCAAGAATTGGAGCTTTGGACAAACCTTTGAAGGCAAGCAATTTGAGTCTTAG
- the LOC123916218 gene encoding protein REVEILLE 1-like isoform X2: MANQDQDGLTCFSVSPSNSIGNGVSLNSGSHSVTHIQLSDHLSCANDYALKIRKPYTITKHREKWTDEEHNKFLEAFKLYGRAWRRIEEHVGTKTAVQIRSHAQKFFSKVLRDKSEYTTKTKGSIEIPPPRPKRKPVHPYPRKLVEMTDDSKGISIPKKVMNPISLKTSDFDQENQSPKSVLSTPGSESLSSSDSDTINVSLSPISSISCVCASVFTSDEKAVMKLEILTNEIVSAKESGIIEESSRQTLKLFGMTLFVTDTRRTSSPTIEACKPIPINIDFSKVEGKLELLGNNSLCEKSAISKLRVRNSET, translated from the exons ATGGCGAATCAA GATCAAGATGGATTAACTTGTTTCAGTGTTAGCCCTTCAAACTCAATTGGAAATGGAGTTTCTTTGAATTCGGGATCACATTCTGTTACACATATTCAACTCAGCGATCACTTATCTTGCGCGAATGACTATGCTCTTAAG ATAAGGAAACCATATACTATAACAAAACACAGAGAAAAATGGACCGATGAAGAACATAACAAGTTCCTAGAAGCCTTCAAGCTGTATGGCCGGGCCTGGCGACGCATTGAAG AACATGTTGGCACAAAGACTGCGGTACAAATTCGAAGTCATGCTCAGAAGTTTTTCTCTAAG GTTCTTCGCGATAAAAGTGAGTATACAACAAAAACTAAGGGCTCAATTGAAATTCCTCCTCCTCGACCCAAACGAAAGCCTGTGCATCCTTATCCTCGGAAGCTAGTTGAGATGACCGATGATAGTAAAGGAATTTCAATCCCGAAAAAGGTAATGAATCCTATTTCTCTGAAGACATCAGATTTTGATCAAGAAAACCAATCTCCCAAATCAGTACTATCTACACCTGGTTCCGAAAGCCTTAGTTCGTCCGATTCAGATACAATAAATGTAAGTTTATCTCCAATATCATCGATTAGCTGTGTTTGCGCAAGTGTTTTTACA TCTGATGAAAAAGCCGTTATG AAACTTGAGATTCTCACCAATGAAATAGTTTCTGCTAAAGAAAGCGGCATCATAGAAGAATCGTCTCGTCAAACTCTTAAACTTTTCGGGATGACTCTATTTGTAACCGATACTCGCAGAACATCTTCTCCAACAATTGAGGCATGCAAACCAATACCTATTAACATAGATTTTAGTAAGGTGGAAGGAAAATTGGAACTTCTAGGCAATAATTCACTATGTGAAAAATCAGCTATATCAAAGCTAAGAGTACGTAACAGTGAGACATGA
- the LOC123916218 gene encoding protein REVEILLE 1-like isoform X1 produces the protein MANQDQDGLTCFSVSPSNSIGNGVSLNSGSHSVTHIQLSDHLSCANDYALKIRKPYTITKHREKWTDEEHNKFLEAFKLYGRAWRRIEEHVGTKTAVQIRSHAQKFFSKVLRDKSEYTTKTKGSIEIPPPRPKRKPVHPYPRKLVEMTDDSKGISIPKKVMNPISLKTSDFDQENQSPKSVLSTPGSESLSSSDSDTINVSLSPISSISCVCASVFTSAEFKTPSKEEARLDADSASDEKAVMKLEILTNEIVSAKESGIIEESSRQTLKLFGMTLFVTDTRRTSSPTIEACKPIPINIDFSKVEGKLELLGNNSLCEKSAISKLRVRNSET, from the exons ATGGCGAATCAA GATCAAGATGGATTAACTTGTTTCAGTGTTAGCCCTTCAAACTCAATTGGAAATGGAGTTTCTTTGAATTCGGGATCACATTCTGTTACACATATTCAACTCAGCGATCACTTATCTTGCGCGAATGACTATGCTCTTAAG ATAAGGAAACCATATACTATAACAAAACACAGAGAAAAATGGACCGATGAAGAACATAACAAGTTCCTAGAAGCCTTCAAGCTGTATGGCCGGGCCTGGCGACGCATTGAAG AACATGTTGGCACAAAGACTGCGGTACAAATTCGAAGTCATGCTCAGAAGTTTTTCTCTAAG GTTCTTCGCGATAAAAGTGAGTATACAACAAAAACTAAGGGCTCAATTGAAATTCCTCCTCCTCGACCCAAACGAAAGCCTGTGCATCCTTATCCTCGGAAGCTAGTTGAGATGACCGATGATAGTAAAGGAATTTCAATCCCGAAAAAGGTAATGAATCCTATTTCTCTGAAGACATCAGATTTTGATCAAGAAAACCAATCTCCCAAATCAGTACTATCTACACCTGGTTCCGAAAGCCTTAGTTCGTCCGATTCAGATACAATAAATGTAAGTTTATCTCCAATATCATCGATTAGCTGTGTTTGCGCAAGTGTTTTTACATCTGCTGAATTCAAAACACCATCAAAGGAAGAAGCTAGGCTAGATGCTGATTCGGCTTCTGATGAAAAAGCCGTTATG AAACTTGAGATTCTCACCAATGAAATAGTTTCTGCTAAAGAAAGCGGCATCATAGAAGAATCGTCTCGTCAAACTCTTAAACTTTTCGGGATGACTCTATTTGTAACCGATACTCGCAGAACATCTTCTCCAACAATTGAGGCATGCAAACCAATACCTATTAACATAGATTTTAGTAAGGTGGAAGGAAAATTGGAACTTCTAGGCAATAATTCACTATGTGAAAAATCAGCTATATCAAAGCTAAGAGTACGTAACAGTGAGACATGA
- the LOC123916534 gene encoding FACT complex subunit SPT16, protein MADHRNGSTQAANGKASAAGSAYTIDLNTFQTRLKTFYKHWDESRTDLWGSSDAIAVACPPPSDDLRYLKSTALFLWLLGFEFPETIMVFTKAQIHILCSQKKASILESVKKSAKESVGVEIVLHVKPKNDDGTSFMDAIIRAIRVQSKSDGHDSSTVGHIAREEPEGKLLDAWAEKLKNSKFNLSDVANGFSALFAAKSNEEITSIKRAAYLTTSVMKNFVVTKLENVIDEEKKILHSTLMEETEKVILEPSKVNCKLKADNVDICYPPIFQSGGKFDLKPSAVSNDEPLYYDSASVIICAVGARYKSYCSNIARTFLIDADPIQSKAYEVLLKAHEAVIGSLKPGNKLSAAYQAAVSVVEKDAPDMVSCLTKSAGTGIGIEFRESGLNINAKNEQIVKEGMVFNVSLGFQNLQCENSKAKNKVFSLLLADTIIINKDKMEVVTSMSSKALKDVAYSFNEDEEEEKPKSKVDHSGAESLMSKTTLRSDNHEISKEELRRQHQAELARQKNEETARRLAGGGNETGDSRSSSRSSAELVAYKNINDLPPPREMMIQIDQKNEAVLLPINGSMVPFHVAFIRTVSSQQDTNRNCYVRIMFNVPGTPFSPHDSHSMKFQGSIYLKEASFRSKDSRHISEVVQSIKALRRQVVARESERAERATLVTQEKLQLANNRFKPIRLPDLWIRPAFGGRGRKIPGTLEAHVNGFRYSTTRSDERVDVMFANIKHAFFQPAENEMITLLHFHLHNHIMVGNKKTKDVQFYVEVMDMVQNVGGGKRSAYDPDELEEEQRERERKNKINVEFQSFVNRVNDLWGQPQFNGLDLEFDQPLRELGFPGVPHKSSVFIVPTSACLVELIETPFLVVTLSEIEIVNLERVGLGQKNFDMTIVFKDFKRDVLRIDSIPSTSLDGIKEWLDTTDIKYYESRLNLNWRQILKTITDEPQSFIDGGGWEFLNLEATDSESDNSEESDQGYEPSDVEPESDSEEEDSETDLVPSDEDDDTEEDDDDDSEEEKGKTWEELEKEASNADREKGNESDSEEDRKRRKAKAAFGKSRGNLSSSMPKRPKLR, encoded by the coding sequence ATGGCAGATCATCGAAATGGAAGCACACAAGCTGCCAATGGAAAAGCTAGTGCAGCTGGATCGGCCTATACTATTGATCTGAATACCTTTCAAACCAGACTGAAGacattttataaacattggGATGAAAGCAGGACAGATCTTTGGGGCTCTTCTGATGCAATTGCTGTTGCATGTCCTCCACCTTCAGACGATCTAAGATACCTGAAATCCACTGCTCTGTTCTTGTGGCTGCTTGGGTTTGAGTTTCCGGAAACTATAATGGTCTTCACAAAGGCACAGATTCATATCCTGTGCAGCCAAAAGAAGGCATCTATTCTTGAATCTGTCAAAAAATCTGCCAAAGAGTCAGTTGGTGTGGAGATTGTGTTGCATGTCAAGCCTAAAAATGACGATGGAACTTCTTTTATGGATGCTATTATTCGTGCCATTCGTGTTCAGTCAAAGTCTGATGGCCACGATTCTTCCACCGTTGGACACATAGCTAGAGAGGAACCCGAAGGGAAATTGCTTGATGCATGGGccgaaaaattaaaaaattcaaaatttaatctGAGTGATGTGGCAAATGGGTTTTCTGCATTGTTTGCTGCAAAAAGTAATGAAGAGATTACATCCATTAAGAGAGCCGCATACCTCACAACCAGTGTGATGAAAAACTTTGTAGTTACAAAGCTTGAGAATGTAATTGACGAAGAGAAGAAAATTTTACATTCTACATTGATGGAGGAGACTGAGAAAGTCATACTGGAACCTTCCAAAGTCAACTGTAAACTGAAGGCAGATAATGTTGACATTTGTTACCCTCCGATTTTTCAGAGTGGAGGGAAGTTTGATCTTAAGCCCAGTGCTGTCAGCAACGATGAGCCACTTTACTATGACTCTGCCAGTGTGATTATATGTGCTGTCGGAGCCCGGTACAAGAGCTACTGCTCAAATATAGCTAGGACCTTCTTGATTGACGCAGACCCTATTCAAAGTAAGGCTTATGAGGTTCTTCTGAAAGCCCATGAAGCTGTTATTGGTTCTTTAAAGCCCGGTAACAAGTTGAGTGCTGCATATCAAGCTGCAGTTTCTGTTGTGGAAAAGGATGCCCCTGACATGGTTTCCTGCTTGACTAAGTCTGCTGGGACAGGCATTGGGATTGAGTTTCGAGAGTCAGGTTTGAATATTAATGCTAAGAATGAACAGATAGTTAAAGAAGGCATGGTATTCAATGTGTCGCTTGGATTTCAGAATTTGCAGTGCGAGAACAGTAAGGCTAAGAACAAGGTCTTCTCTCTCTTGCTTGCTGACACAATCATCATCAACAAAGACAAGATGGAAGTTGTGACTTCGATGAGCTCCAAAGCTTTAAAAGATGTGGCTTATTCTTTCAATGAGGACGAGGAAGAGGAAAAGCCTAAATCAAAGGTTGATCACAGTGGCGCAGAGTCCTTGATGTCTAAGACAACTCTAAGGTCAGACAATCATGAGATTTCAAAAGAGGAACTCCGAAGACAGCATCAGGCAGAATTAGCTCGTCAGAAAAATGAAGAAACTGCTAGGCGACTTGCTGGTGGTGGTAATGAGACAGGAGACAGCCGTTCCTCTTCCAGGTCTTCTGCAGAACTGGTTGCCTACAAGAACATAAACGACCTTCCCCCTCCCAGAGAGATGATGATTCAGATTGATCAAAAGAATGAAGCAGTTCTCTTGCCAATTAATGGAAGTATGGTTCCTTTCCATGTGGCTTTCATTCGAACGGTTTCCAGCCAGCAGGACACCAATCGCAATTGCTATGTAAGAATTATGTTTAATGTTCCTGGGACTCCTTTCAGTCCTCATGATTCACACTCAATGAAGTTCCAAGGATCTATATATTTGAAGGAAGCTTCATTCCGCTCCAAGGATTCAAGGCACATAAGTGAGGTTGTGCAATCCATCAAAGCACTCAGGCGTCAAGTTGTAGCCAGGGAGTCTGAGAGAGCTGAAAGAGCAACTTTGGTTACCCAGGAGAAACTGCAGCTTGCAAACAACAGATTTAAGCCAATAAGATTGCCTGACCTTTGGATTCGCCCTGCTTTTGGTGGTCGTGGAAGGAAGATACCGGGCACTCTTGAGGCTCATGTGAATGGATTTCGATATTCTACCACCAGATCTGATGAGCGTGTTGATGTAATGTTTGCCAATATAAAACATGCATTCTTCCAGCCGGCAGAAAATGAAATGATTACACTCCTGCACTTTCATCTGCACAACCATATTATGGTAGGAAATAAAAAGACCAAGGATGTTCAGTTTTATGTTGAGGTAATGGACATGGTCCAGAATGTTGGAGGCGGGAAGAGATCAGCTTATGATCCTGATGAGCTTGAAGAAGaacaaagagaaagagagaggaaGAACAAGATTAATGTAGAATTTCAAAGCTTTGTGAATCGGGTAAATGATCTATGGGGACAACCACAATTCAATGGTCTTGACTTGGAGTTTGATCAACCTCTCAGAGAACTTGGCTTCCCTGGGGTACCTCATAAATCTTCAGTATTTATTGTCCCTACTTCAGCCTGCCTTGTTGAACTGATAGAGACTCCTTTCCTTGTTGTCACCCTAAGTGAGATTGAGATTGTCAATCTGGAGAGGGTTGGACTTGGGCAGAAGAACTTTGATATGACAATTGTATTTAAGGACTTCAAGCGGGATGTCCTCAGGATTGATTCTATCCCTTCTACATCACTTGATGGCATCAAGGAGTGGCTTGACACAACAGacataaaatattatgaaaGCAGGCTGAATCTGAACTGGCGTCAGATCTTGAAGACAATCACAGATGAGCCTCAAAGCTTCATTGATGGTGGTGGCTGGGAGTTTCTGAATTTGGAAGCTACTGATTCAGAGTCTGACAACTCGGAGGAATCAGATCAAGGTTATGAACCATCAGATGTGGAACCTGAATCAGATTCTGAAGAGGAGGATTCTGAGACTGATCTAGTTCCATCTGATGAGGATGATGATACAGAGGAAGATGACGACGATGATTCAGAGGAAGAGAAAGGAAAGACATGGGAAGAACTGGAGAAGGAAGCTAGCAATGCAGACAGGGAGAAAGGGAATGAGTCTGACAGTGAAGAAGACAGGAAAAGAAGGAAGGCAAAAGCTGCCTTTGGTAAGTCACGAGGCAACCTAAGTAGTAGCATGCCGAAGCGGCCCAAGTTAAGATAG
- the LOC123919022 gene encoding F-box protein At5g07610-like, translating into MEQKNSQTISTTSSHDNNILDLFGHYQFENGSSQVLFLDVNQNEKGGTFLNHSLSFSVENFVQTLASCNGLILFSGYSIESIDQSCYYVFNPLTKQSTMIPQPCIQGYVVSVGLASNDDNNQFKIVLIEENSSKLINGLEFHIFSSDDDTNKWNKVSHYIDLTLPSLPEIEFKELSIHPLYSNGSIHWEIGGYLLVYNVEKNNCELIELPNFFEDWSWQSTMTYRRCLCESRGRVYYCYTDFDGFHIWELLKKNHNLGLGPFYDSKKLRWKLVHSVMHEFFLSKHQVFCDTLFKWEPYKIAPIAYSEKAQTIYLQIPGAVVGYNFDTRNLRSICRYSYQDMNFSCCSFFSTFAFGTHNVLRGKDLVTNGEIMELNLPIGEIEKLSF; encoded by the coding sequence ATGGAGCAAAAGAATTCTCAAACAATTTCCACTACTTCTTCTCATGACAATAACATTTTGGATCTTTTTGGCCACTACCAGTTTGAAAATGGATCATCTCAGGTTTTATTTTTAGATGTTAATCAGAATGAAAAAGGTGGAACTTTCCTTAACCATTCCTTAAGCTTCTCAGTTGAAAATTTTGTCCAAACACTTGCTTCATGCAATGGCTTAATTCTCTTCTCAGGTTATAGTATTGAATCTATTGATCAATCTTGCTACTATGTCTTCAATCCTCTCACAAAACAATCTACCATGATTCCTCAACCTTGTATACAAGGATATGTTGTTAGTGTTGGTTTAGCCTCTAATGATGATAATAATCAATTTAAGATTGTGCTTATTGAAGAAAATTCTTCCAAATTGATTAATGGACTAGAATTTCATATTTTCTCATCTGATGATGACACAAACAAATGGAACAAGGTAAGCCATTATATCGATTTGACTTTGCCTTCTTTGCCCGAAATCGAGTTTAAAGAACTTTCGATACATCCTCTTTACTCAAATGGTTCAATTCATTGGGAAATAGGTGGATACTTATTGGTGTATAATGTTGAAAAAAACAACTGTGAGTTGATAGAACTGCCGAATTTTTTCGAAGACTGGTCATGGCAATCGACGATGACTTATCGTCGATGTTTATGTGAATCGAGAGGACGTGTTTACTATTGTTATACTGATTTTGATGGTTTTCACATTTGGGAGCTTCTTAAGAAGAATCATAATCTTGGGCTTGGGCCATTCTATGATTCCAAAAAACTTAGATGGAAATTAGTTCATAGTGTCATGCAtgaattttttctttccaaGCATCAAGTTTTTTGTGACACTTTATTTAAATGGGAGCCTTATAAGATTGCACCTATTGCTTATAGTGAAAAAGCACAAACTATATATTTGCAGATTCCAGGTGCTGTTGTTGGTTATAATtttgatacaagaaatttgagaTCAATTTGTAGATATTCATATCAAGATATGAACTTCAGTTGCTGCTCATTTTTTTCTACATTTGCTTTTGGGACTCACAATGTGCTTAGAGGAAAGGACTTGGTAACTAATGGAGAAATAATGGAGCTGAATTTACCAATAGGAGAAATTGAAAAGTTGTCTTTTTAG